The genomic segment AGGTCGGGGACGTTCTTCTGCAGGTGGTCGTCGGGCTCGGTGAGGCGCGGCCCGCCGGCGAACCGGAACGTGTCCTTGAAGCCCCCGGTGACCAGGACCCCGACGCGCGACCCGCGCAGCGTCGTGATCGTGTTGGTCACCACGGTCGTGCCGTTGATGAACAGCCGGGTCCGGGCCAGCAGCTCGGGCAGCTCGAGCTCGAACCGCGCGGCGGCGACCTCGACGGCCTCCAGGACGCCGCGGCTGAAGTCGTCGTAGGTCGTCAGGGCCTTGCCGCGCTCGACGCGATCGCCGTAGACGACCGACACGTCGGTGTGCGTGCCGCCGACGTCGACGCCGATGTACGCCTGCGCCCCGTCCTTCGCCGCTGCTGGTGCTGAAGACATGCCTCTCCTCGTCGGGCCCGCCGGGTCTCGCGGCACCATAGAGGCGCGCCCCCGCGCGGCGCCAGGGTCCAGGGCCCCGGTTGGGCGGTTCCGCTAGTGGCCCGATGCGAACGCGTATTCGAGCCGTCCGCCCTCGTTCACCACGCGGCCGAAGGAGGGGGCGACGACGTGGCCCGGCAGCAGGAGCGTGTCCGTGTCGGCAATGCCCTCGATGAGCCGGCGGCGGGTGAGCGCGGCGGTGACGGGATCGGCGTCGCCCAGCGCGGGCAGGTCGAGGTCGGCGAGCTGCAGGACGTGGTGGATCGCGTCGCCGGAGGCGATGGCCCGCCGGCCCCCGCTCTCCAGGTGCAGGGCGACCTGGCCGGCGGTGTGGCCGGGGGCGCCCTCCAGCCACAGGCCCGTGTCGAGCTCTTCCTCGAGGCGCTCGCCGGCGGCGACGAACCGGGCCTGCCCGGCCTGCACGACCGGAAGGACGCTGTCGGCGAAGGACCGTGCCACGTCGGCCGCGGGCCCCTCCGGTGCGGAGGCGTGCAGCGCGGAGAACGTCGTGTGGTCGGTCTCGCTCATGAGGTAGGTCGCGCGGGGGAACGTGGGCACCCAGCGGCCGTCGACGAGCTGCGTGTTCCACCCGACGTGGTCGGGGTGAAGGTGCGTGCACAGGACGAGGTCGACGTCCTGCGGCGCGACGCCGGCGGCCCGCAGCCGCTCGAGGTAGGGCGTCACGAGGTTGCCGGTCTCGGGGTAGAAGCGGCGGTCCTTGTGGTTGCCGTGGCACGTGTCGATGAGAATCGTCGTTCGAGGGGTCCGGACGAGCCACGAGTGGACCGACAGGATGATGTTGCCGTGGGCATCGACGAAGGCCGTTCCGTACCGCTCGCGGGCCTCGGCCAGGGCCTCGTCGGACAGCGTCGGGAACACGCCGGAGCGCGGGACGACCCAGCGCTCCATGTCGGGGATGCGCTGGACGGTCAGGCGGCCCAGCGTGATCGCGCGATCGTGGGACACGGCTCGAGCCTAGTCGACGGCCTGCGCCATGATGCACCGATGCGCACGACACCTCCACGCGTCGCGGTCGTCACCGGTGCGGCCAGCGGCATCGGCCTGGCCACGACGCTGCGGCTGCTGGCCGACGGCTGGGCCGTCCTGCTCGCCGACCGCAACGCCGCCAACGGCGCGGCGGCTCTCGAGGCCGCGGCGGACCTCGGGCACGAGGCGGCCACGGCCTTCACCACGTGCGACGTGGCCACCGAGGCCGACGTCGAGGCCGCGGTCGACCTGGCCGTGTCGCGCTTCGGACGGCTGGACTGCATCGTCAACAACGCCGGGGTGGGCGGGGCGTTCGGCGCGATCAGCACGATCGAGCAGTCCGACTGGGACTACACGTTCGCGGTCATGGCCCGCGGCGTGTTCCTGGGCATCAAGCACGCGGTGCGCGCCTTCGAGCAGGCCGGCGAGGGCGGCGCGATCGTCAACGTGGCGTCCGTCGCCGGGCTCAGCGGCGGTGCCGGCCCGCAGGCCTACTCGGCGGCCAAGGCCGCGGTGATCAGCCTCACGCAGACCACGGCGGTCGAGCTGGCCCCGCAGCGGATCCGCGTCAACGCCGTGGCGCCCGGGCCGGTGCTGACGCCGCTGCTGGCGCGCACGGAGGACCGCGTGCAGGACATGCGGGACATCCTGGAGACGACGCAGCCGTGGCCGGACCCCGGCCGGCCCGAGGACGTCGCGGCGGTGATCGCCTTCCTGGCCGGCCCCGACGCCGGGTTCGTGACCGGCGAGACCATCGCAGTCGACGGCGGGCAGACCGCCGCCGGCCCGGCGGTCGTCATGGAGCGCCTCGTCCACCCGCGCGCCCGTGGGCTGACCGGCGTCAGCCACGGCTCGACAGGCCTGCCGACGACCGTGCACCGCCGGCCGCCGGCCTGAGCACGCGACGGTGCGACGGGCGCGGCCGCCGATGCGCCACAGTGCCGGGATGGCCGCCGCGCACGACCACTCACCTGCCCCCGTGGACCGTCACCCGGCCGCCCTCGTCGAGGACGCCGCGGCGCGGCTCGTGGGCATCGCCGCCCGCACGCCGCTGGAGCGCAGCGAGCGTCTGTCGGCCCTGGTGGGCGGCGAGGTCTTCGTCAAGCGCGAGGACCTGCAGCCCGTGCGCTCCTACAAGCTGCGCGGCGCCTACAACCTGATGTCGCAGCTTCGCGACACGGCCGCGGGCGTCGTGTGCGCCAGCGCGGGCAACCACGCCCAGGGCGTGGCCTACGCGTGCGCGGCGCTGCACGTCCGCGGGCGCGTCTACCTCCCGCGCACCACTCCGCGCCAGAAGCGCGCGCGGATCGCGGCGATCGGCGGGCCCTGGGTCGACGTGATCATCGAGGGCGACGCCTACGACGACGCCCATGCCGCCGCGGCCGCCGACGCCCGCGCCAGCGGCGCCACGCTCGTGCCCGCCTTCGACGACCCGCGCACGATCGCCGGGCAGGGCACCGTCGCACCGGAGATCGTGGCCCAGCTGGGCCGCGCGCCCGACCACGTCGTCGTGCCCGTCGGCGGCGGCGGCCTGCTGGCCGGCGTCGCGTCGTGGCTGGGCGAGCGCCGGCCCGAGGTCGTGCTGACCGGCGTCGAGCCCGAGGGCGCGGCGAGCATGACCGCGGCGCTGGCCGCCGGCGGGCCCGTGGCGCTGGACGAGCTGGACCCGTTCGTCGACGGCGCCGCGGTGCGCCGGGTCGGCGACGCCACGTTCCCCGTCGTGCGCGACGCCGGCGCGCGGATCGTGAGCGTCCAGACCGGCCGCGTGTGCGTCGAGATGCTCGCGCTCTATCAGACCGACGGGATCATCGCCGAGCCCGCCGGCGCGCTGGCCACCGCGGCCCTCGGCACCGAGGTCGTCCCCGAGCCCGGCGCCACGACCGTGTGCATCCTGTCGGGCGGCAACAACGACGTCAGCCGCTACAGCGAGATCCTCGAGCGTGCCCTGATCTTCGAGGGCCTCAAGCACTACTTCCTGGTCGACTTCCCCCAGGAGCCCGGCATGCTGCGCCGCTTCCTCGACGACGTCCTGGGCCCCGACGACGACATCACGCTCTTCGAGTACGTCAAGCGCAACAACCGCGAGACCGGACCCGCCCTGGTCGGCATCGAGATCGGCCGCCCCGAGGACCTGACCGCCCTGACCGCGCGGATGGACGCCTCCCCTATGCACATCGAGCGCGTCGACCCCGGCGGCCCGCTGTTCCGCTTTCTGCTCTAGGCCCCGCCGCGGGCCAGGACCTCCCGCGCCATGCGCAGCGCGGGCTCGTCCACCATGGCGCCCTCGAACTCGATCGCGCCGACGCCGCCGGCCGCGGCGGCCTCCCAGGCGGCGAGCAGGCGTCGCGCGCGGTCGCACTGCTCCGCGTCGGCGCCGAACGCCGCGTTGGCCAGCTCGGCCTGCCGCGGGTGCACGCAGATCTTGCCGCCGAAGCCCATCGCCCGGCCCTGCTCCGCGTCCCGGCGGAACGCCTCCTCGTCGCGGACGTCCACGACGGCCTGGTCGACGGCGATGACGCCCGCGACCCGCGCGGCCAGCGCCACGCGCGAGCGCGCGTAGAGCGCCTCGTCGCCGTCCGCGGTGCGCACGCCGCCCATGTCGGCGATGTAGTCCTCGGCCCCGAAGTAGGCGGCGTGGACGCCGAGGTCGAGCAGCCGCTCGACGTGCGCCACGCCGCGCGCGGTCTCGATGCCCGCCACCACGCGCAGGCCGCCCAGGCCGTGGTCGGCCAGCGCCGAGCGCAACGCCGCCAGCTGCGCGGGCTCCTCGAGCTTGGGGATGACGACGCCGGCGACCGTCGGGTCGACGCCCTCGGCCACGTCGCCGGCGAACCAGCGCGTGGGCACGGCGTTGACGCGGACGTAGACGTCCAGCGACGGATGCGCCGCCGCCAGCTCACGCCCCAGCCGCCGCGCGGCCTCGCGCGCGGCCTCCTTGTGGTCGGCGGGCACCGCGTCCTCGAGGTCGACGACCGCCGCGTCGGGCCGGCTGCGCGGCAGCTTGGCGACGAGGTCCGGGCGGGTGGCCCCGGCGAACAGCAGGCTACGCATCGGCCGGCCGACGGTGCATGAGCGCCGCGCGCACGCACACCGCCACGACCTCCTCGCGCTGGTTGTAGGCCCGGTGCTCGAACTCCACGACGCCCGCGGCCGGGCGCGACGCCGACGCGCGCACGGAGACGACGGTCGTCTCGGCGTGGATCGTGTCGCCGTGCAGGACCGGGCGCGGGAACTCCACGCGGGTGAAGCCCAGGTTGGCGATCGTCGTGCCCAGCGTCAGCTCGTAGACGGTCAGCCCGATGAGCAGGCCCAGCGTGTAGAGGCTGTTGACGATCCGCTCGCCGAACTCCGACGCGGCGCCGAACTCCGCGTCGAGGTGCAGCGGCTGCGGGTTCATCGTCATGACCGAGAACGTGGTGTTGTCGGCCTCGGTGATCGTGCGCGTGACGGCGTGGCGCACCGTCAGGCCCTCGTGGAGGTCCTCGAACCACCGGCCCGAGACGGGGCGCGCGCTCATACCGGGAACGCCCCGTGGTGGCGGCGGTCCTGTGAGCGCTCCCAGCCCTGGGCGGCGGCCAGCCGGCGCTCGAGCTCTCCGCGCAGCGCGGTGGGGTCGACGACCGCGTCGACGAGCAGCTCGTCGGCCAGGCGGACGGCGTCGAGCTCGGCGTCGAGCTCCTCCACGCGCCCCGCGATGAACGCGGCGCGCTCGGCGGGGTCCTCGATGGCCGCGATGTGGTTGGCCCAGACGGCGTTGACGGCCGCCTCGCCGGCCATCGCGCCGATCTGCGCGCCGGCGAGGGCGATCGTGGCGCGCGGCTCGAAGCCCGGGCAGGACATGGCGTAGTAGCCGGCGGCGAACGCCTTGCGCAGCACGACGCAGAAGCGCGGGACCTCGGCGCTGGACATCGCGGCGACCATCTTGGCGCCGTGGCGGATGATGCCCTGGCGCTCGACGACCGACCCGATCATGAACCCGGGGATGTCGGCCAGGAACACGAGCGGCACGTTGAACGCGTCGCAGAACGCGATGAAGCGGGCGGCCTTGTCGGAGGAGTCGACCTGGATCGCGCCCGAGCGCACCTTGGGCTGGTTGGCCACGATGCCGACGACG from the Baekduia soli genome contains:
- a CDS encoding MBL fold metallo-hydrolase, which encodes MSHDRAITLGRLTVQRIPDMERWVVPRSGVFPTLSDEALAEARERYGTAFVDAHGNIILSVHSWLVRTPRTTILIDTCHGNHKDRRFYPETGNLVTPYLERLRAAGVAPQDVDLVLCTHLHPDHVGWNTQLVDGRWVPTFPRATYLMSETDHTTFSALHASAPEGPAADVARSFADSVLPVVQAGQARFVAAGERLEEELDTGLWLEGAPGHTAGQVALHLESGGRRAIASGDAIHHVLQLADLDLPALGDADPVTAALTRRRLIEGIADTDTLLLPGHVVAPSFGRVVNEGGRLEYAFASGH
- a CDS encoding SDR family NAD(P)-dependent oxidoreductase; protein product: MRTTPPRVAVVTGAASGIGLATTLRLLADGWAVLLADRNAANGAAALEAAADLGHEAATAFTTCDVATEADVEAAVDLAVSRFGRLDCIVNNAGVGGAFGAISTIEQSDWDYTFAVMARGVFLGIKHAVRAFEQAGEGGAIVNVASVAGLSGGAGPQAYSAAKAAVISLTQTTAVELAPQRIRVNAVAPGPVLTPLLARTEDRVQDMRDILETTQPWPDPGRPEDVAAVIAFLAGPDAGFVTGETIAVDGGQTAAGPAVVMERLVHPRARGLTGVSHGSTGLPTTVHRRPPA
- the ilvA gene encoding threonine ammonia-lyase IlvA, with protein sequence MAAAHDHSPAPVDRHPAALVEDAAARLVGIAARTPLERSERLSALVGGEVFVKREDLQPVRSYKLRGAYNLMSQLRDTAAGVVCASAGNHAQGVAYACAALHVRGRVYLPRTTPRQKRARIAAIGGPWVDVIIEGDAYDDAHAAAAADARASGATLVPAFDDPRTIAGQGTVAPEIVAQLGRAPDHVVVPVGGGGLLAGVASWLGERRPEVVLTGVEPEGAASMTAALAAGGPVALDELDPFVDGAAVRRVGDATFPVVRDAGARIVSVQTGRVCVEMLALYQTDGIIAEPAGALATAALGTEVVPEPGATTVCILSGGNNDVSRYSEILERALIFEGLKHYFLVDFPQEPGMLRRFLDDVLGPDDDITLFEYVKRNNRETGPALVGIEIGRPEDLTALTARMDASPMHIERVDPGGPLFRFLL
- a CDS encoding HpcH/HpaI aldolase/citrate lyase family protein produces the protein MRSLLFAGATRPDLVAKLPRSRPDAAVVDLEDAVPADHKEAAREAARRLGRELAAAHPSLDVYVRVNAVPTRWFAGDVAEGVDPTVAGVVIPKLEEPAQLAALRSALADHGLGGLRVVAGIETARGVAHVERLLDLGVHAAYFGAEDYIADMGGVRTADGDEALYARSRVALAARVAGVIAVDQAVVDVRDEEAFRRDAEQGRAMGFGGKICVHPRQAELANAAFGADAEQCDRARRLLAAWEAAAAGGVGAIEFEGAMVDEPALRMAREVLARGGA
- a CDS encoding MaoC family dehydratase — protein: MSARPVSGRWFEDLHEGLTVRHAVTRTITEADNTTFSVMTMNPQPLHLDAEFGAASEFGERIVNSLYTLGLLIGLTVYELTLGTTIANLGFTRVEFPRPVLHGDTIHAETTVVSVRASASRPAAGVVEFEHRAYNQREEVVAVCVRAALMHRRPADA